The following are from one region of the Candidatus Dependentiae bacterium genome:
- a CDS encoding glycosyltransferase family 61 protein, with protein MTLLFILLLNSSIILGNTQRLVSLEELLTKDPAIELFKVFEKKELILNSFSKDLSIKLAPVNLIFKESFVAKIPQGSVYSKDGFIIFQDQIISDFIFPLKSLKSKAAQFFSKNENIESAYFFPGRVAVISVSCKTNSTACYFHWISAVLSRLATLETSGIEYDFLYVSSHQPFMKETLMACGISPDKVIDPQDYPYIVSDELIVPSLAHGDAQMGSIKTSYCAPWHINFLRAKMLPIVQNNHLFSKKVFISRSDAQIRQTSNEDDIFKLLSLYGFERYQLSKLTFLQQVELFNNAEIVIATHGAGLVNTIFSKPGTKIIELFQKKIKATYWFLSQILNLDHQCIFTHEFNHDQVMNREIPLEIIEKIIKDLELEL; from the coding sequence ATGACTCTTCTGTTCATTTTACTACTCAATTCATCAATAATACTTGGAAATACTCAACGCTTGGTCAGCCTAGAAGAGCTACTCACAAAAGATCCAGCAATCGAACTCTTTAAAGTTTTTGAAAAAAAAGAACTAATCCTTAATTCCTTCTCCAAAGACTTATCTATAAAACTAGCACCAGTTAACCTAATATTTAAAGAATCATTTGTAGCAAAAATACCACAAGGATCAGTATATTCTAAAGATGGATTTATTATTTTTCAAGATCAGATCATAAGTGATTTTATCTTTCCTCTCAAGTCACTTAAATCCAAAGCTGCGCAGTTTTTTAGCAAAAACGAAAACATAGAGTCTGCTTATTTTTTTCCAGGCAGAGTTGCCGTCATTTCAGTATCTTGCAAAACAAACTCAACCGCTTGCTACTTTCATTGGATATCCGCAGTTTTATCACGCCTAGCAACCCTTGAAACATCTGGTATAGAATATGATTTTCTCTATGTTTCAAGCCATCAACCTTTCATGAAGGAAACATTGATGGCTTGCGGCATAAGCCCAGATAAGGTTATAGACCCCCAAGATTATCCATACATTGTATCTGACGAGCTCATTGTTCCATCTTTAGCCCATGGAGATGCTCAAATGGGCAGCATAAAAACATCATACTGCGCACCTTGGCACATAAATTTCTTGAGAGCAAAAATGCTACCTATTGTGCAAAATAACCATCTTTTTTCAAAAAAAGTTTTTATTTCTAGGTCAGATGCGCAAATAAGGCAAACATCAAACGAAGATGATATTTTTAAATTATTAAGTCTTTATGGATTTGAGCGATACCAGCTCAGCAAGCTAACCTTTTTGCAACAAGTTGAATTATTTAACAATGCAGAAATAGTTATTGCTACTCATGGCGCGGGTCTAGTTAATACAATTTTTTCAAAACCTGGAACAAAAATCATAGAACTCTTTCAAAAAAAAATTAAAGCAACTTATTGGTTTTTAAGTCAAATTCTCAATCTTGACCATCAATGTATTTTCACACACGAATTCAATCATGATCAAGTAATGAACAGAGAAATACCCTTAGAGATAATAGAAAAAATAATAAAAGACCTGGAGCTAGAATTATAA
- the recF gene encoding DNA replication and repair protein RecF (All proteins in this family for which functions are known are DNA-binding proteins that assist the filamentation of RecA onto DNA for the initiation of recombination or recombinational repair.): MFLTKLELKQFRCFTDKSISFSSQITLITGDNGSGKTSIVEAINYLCYFKSFRSHVLTDLMSYESDSFFLKGNFTLHQEPDVSHVIQVGYAHKKRIIKLDQKNVTSYKDTFPFFKVITLTEDDIDLIKGSPSGRRAFADQAVLFAKPESMDIYRNFRNILENRNALLSGAYGNSNNLDKIEFEVWTEKLWASTIMIQGLRILELKAIEVEINSLIDRYFDGVYEVEIQYEAKVAKQGESMEMFLQKISQLKHQEVVLKRSLFGAHLDDLVFQIKGKKAKMFASRGQQKLVSLLCKLALISTNSSNGPLPLVLIDDFISDFDKIRLRNLIHFFLSCKNQIIITSPFCDSELESLILKAHPDVISINS; encoded by the coding sequence TTGTTTTTAACAAAACTAGAACTAAAGCAGTTTCGGTGCTTTACCGATAAATCAATTTCCTTTTCTTCGCAGATTACTTTAATTACTGGAGATAATGGTTCTGGAAAAACATCAATTGTCGAAGCGATTAATTATTTATGTTATTTTAAATCGTTTAGATCGCATGTTTTAACTGATTTAATGTCTTATGAGTCTGATAGCTTTTTTTTAAAAGGTAATTTTACCTTACATCAAGAGCCAGACGTTTCTCATGTGATCCAAGTTGGATATGCACACAAAAAGAGAATCATAAAACTAGACCAAAAAAACGTAACCTCTTATAAAGATACGTTTCCTTTTTTTAAGGTTATTACTTTAACAGAAGATGACATTGATTTAATTAAAGGTTCTCCATCTGGAAGAAGGGCTTTTGCAGATCAAGCTGTCCTTTTTGCCAAGCCTGAATCAATGGATATTTATCGCAACTTTAGAAATATCTTAGAAAATAGAAACGCTCTACTTTCCGGTGCTTATGGAAATTCTAATAATTTGGACAAAATAGAGTTTGAAGTTTGGACTGAAAAACTGTGGGCAAGTACGATAATGATTCAAGGGCTTAGAATCCTTGAGCTTAAAGCCATAGAAGTTGAAATAAACAGTCTGATCGATAGATATTTTGACGGAGTTTATGAAGTTGAAATTCAGTATGAGGCTAAAGTTGCCAAGCAGGGCGAATCCATGGAAATGTTTTTACAGAAAATATCTCAATTAAAGCATCAAGAGGTTGTTTTAAAGAGGTCTTTGTTTGGAGCTCATTTAGATGACCTTGTTTTTCAAATAAAGGGTAAAAAGGCAAAAATGTTTGCATCGAGGGGGCAACAAAAATTAGTCTCGCTTTTATGTAAATTAGCACTCATTTCGACCAATAGCTCGAATGGGCCATTGCCACTGGTTCTTATTGATGACTTTATCTCAGATTTTGATAAAATTCGGTTAAGAAATCTTATACATTTCTTCCTGTCATGTAAAAATCAGATCATTATCACATCCCCTTTTTGCGACTCAGAGCTAGAAAGTCTTATTCTAAAGGCTCATCCAGACGTCATATCAATAAATTCATAG
- the dnaN gene encoding DNA polymerase III subunit beta: MSNSFVISQKDFLATLFFMQPICTKKTTISSTSCILFHVSNKELILKATDLEISLQYSCQLLESSVESIQFLVPGKKIFDVVKEMAGDIECIFDENQLTIKAEKKINISFNIKRAEEFPPLPERIENLMQIDSLFLSDMLGKVSFLIPQNNATPSLNGLFLEISPKDFKLTTTDGHCLAQVTSEKYVLEKEKKWLLPRRAIFELKKILENADVPSIFLGMCDNQLVFSGDRFNFFTKLLADEFPKYESILQHDSFMPATINKSDLVKTLRRSACLLSGQFLATNFLFSKKHLKVSLKNSEIGNLDELLTIENFTSENLEMRFYSPYLLQGLQSFETESITCFLKSNTRPIIFKASDEMCNLMYLVMPVSANNA; encoded by the coding sequence ATGAGTAACTCGTTTGTGATTAGTCAAAAAGATTTTTTGGCTACTCTTTTTTTTATGCAGCCAATTTGCACAAAGAAAACAACAATATCATCAACTTCTTGCATTCTTTTCCATGTATCAAACAAAGAATTAATTTTAAAGGCTACAGATTTAGAAATTAGCCTACAGTACAGCTGCCAGCTTCTTGAAAGCTCCGTAGAAAGCATTCAGTTTTTAGTTCCGGGCAAAAAGATCTTTGATGTGGTCAAAGAGATGGCTGGAGATATTGAATGTATTTTTGATGAGAATCAATTGACTATTAAAGCCGAAAAGAAAATTAATATTTCTTTCAATATTAAAAGAGCAGAAGAGTTTCCACCGCTACCTGAGCGAATTGAAAATCTTATGCAGATTGATTCATTGTTTTTGTCAGACATGCTTGGAAAAGTTTCGTTTCTTATCCCACAAAATAATGCAACGCCATCACTCAATGGATTGTTTTTAGAAATTTCACCTAAAGATTTTAAGCTTACGACTACAGATGGTCATTGCTTGGCCCAAGTTACATCAGAAAAATATGTTTTAGAAAAAGAAAAGAAGTGGTTGCTTCCAAGGCGTGCTATTTTTGAACTTAAAAAAATTCTTGAGAATGCAGATGTCCCATCTATCTTTTTAGGAATGTGTGATAATCAACTAGTCTTTTCTGGCGATAGATTCAATTTTTTCACAAAATTACTTGCGGATGAATTTCCAAAATATGAATCAATTTTACAACATGATTCATTCATGCCAGCAACAATTAACAAATCAGATCTAGTAAAAACCCTTAGGCGGTCAGCTTGCTTGCTTTCGGGCCAGTTCTTAGCTACGAATTTTCTGTTTTCTAAAAAACACCTAAAAGTCTCTTTAAAAAATTCTGAAATTGGAAATTTAGATGAGTTGCTTACAATTGAAAATTTCACATCTGAAAATTTAGAAATGCGCTTTTATTCGCCATATCTTTTACAGGGTTTACAGTCCTTCGAAACTGAAAGTATTACTTGTTTTCTTAAAAGCAATACTCGACCGATTATTTTTAAGGCAAGTGATGAAATGTGTAATTTAATGTATTTGGTTATGCCAGTTTCAGCAAATAACGCGTAA
- a CDS encoding tyrosine recombinase yields the protein MRNLFQKFQHYLMTEKCSANNTIEAYRRDIEQFLQFLETEYSISSVTDISNQHVKDFLKHLKHTLDIGSKSASRKLSALKTFANYLSKYHDIVPFTNGVQFPQLAKHLPKHLTQDQVKALLVAADEEKTVIGQRNKVMLCLLYACGFRVSELVALKCSNINFEDSCLQVSGKGGKDRVVPLPNEIIVLLKAYLDQIHSRLLGVDVKTKNKSARRDTDYLFPVLYAGKMGHISRQAFWKIIKDIAKKSGLINSISPHVLRHSLATHMLKRGANLRVLQALLGHEKINTVQIYTHLEMTHLRELYDKYHPRA from the coding sequence TTGAGAAATTTATTTCAGAAGTTTCAGCACTATTTAATGACAGAAAAATGTTCTGCAAATAATACGATTGAAGCTTATCGGCGTGACATTGAGCAGTTCTTACAGTTTTTAGAGACTGAGTATTCAATCTCAAGTGTTACTGACATTTCTAATCAGCATGTAAAAGATTTTTTAAAGCACCTGAAGCATACTTTAGACATTGGTTCAAAATCTGCATCTCGAAAGCTTTCTGCGTTAAAAACATTTGCAAATTATTTATCAAAGTATCATGACATCGTACCATTTACCAATGGGGTTCAATTTCCACAGCTCGCAAAACATTTACCAAAGCATTTAACCCAGGATCAGGTAAAGGCTTTGCTGGTTGCTGCAGACGAAGAAAAAACGGTAATTGGCCAACGTAATAAAGTAATGCTTTGCTTGCTCTATGCCTGTGGTTTTCGCGTCAGTGAGCTAGTTGCTTTAAAGTGTTCGAACATTAATTTTGAAGATAGCTGCTTGCAGGTATCAGGAAAGGGTGGAAAGGATCGAGTAGTGCCTCTGCCAAATGAAATAATTGTACTTTTGAAAGCATACCTTGATCAAATTCATTCCAGGCTGCTTGGGGTAGATGTAAAAACTAAAAACAAAAGTGCAAGGCGTGATACAGATTATCTTTTTCCTGTTTTATATGCTGGAAAAATGGGGCATATTTCTCGCCAGGCGTTCTGGAAAATCATAAAAGACATTGCTAAAAAATCTGGTTTGATCAATTCAATCTCGCCACACGTTTTACGCCATTCTTTGGCGACTCACATGCTTAAAAGGGGTGCAAATTTGAGAGTTTTACAAGCTCTGCTTGGTCATGAAAAAATAAATACAGTTCAAATTTATACACATCTTGAAATGACACATTTACGAGAATTGTATGATAAATATCACCCACGAGCATAG